Proteins found in one Strigops habroptila isolate Jane chromosome W, bStrHab1.2.pri, whole genome shotgun sequence genomic segment:
- the LOC115618978 gene encoding AN1-type zinc finger protein 5-like yields MAQETNQTPGPMLCSTGCGFYGNPRTNGMCSVCYKEHLQRRQISGRISPMGTASGSDSPTSDSASVQRADTSLNNCEGTANSTSDKSRNVPVAALPVMQQMTEMIISREEKLSSKTETEPVVIQPSPSVSQLSNSESEEKASELPKPKKNRCFMCRKKVGLTGFDCRCGNLFCGLHRYSDKHNCPYDYKTEAAEKIRKENPVVVAEKIQRI; encoded by the exons ATGGCTCAGGAGACAAACCAGACCCCAGGGCCCATGCTGTGTAGTACAGGATGTGGATTTTATGGAAATCCTAGGACAAATGGGATGTGTTCTGTTTGCTACAAAGAGCACCTTCAACGACGGCAGATTAGTGGTAGGATCAGCCCAATGG GGACAGCTAGTGGCTCAGACAGTCCTACCTCAGATTCTGCATCTGTACAGAGAGCAGACACTAGCTTAAACAACTGTGAAGGTACTGCTAATAGCACATCTGATAAATCAAG AAATGTGCCTGTTGCTGCTTTGCCTGTAATGCAACAAATGACAGAAATGATCATTTCGAGAGAGGAAAAACTATCATCAAAAACAGAGACCGAGCCAG TTGTTATTCAACCAAGCCCCTCAGTTTCTCAACTTAGCAATTCAGAGAGTGAGGAGAAAGCTTCTGAACTGCCTAAACCAAAGAAGAACAGATGTTTTATGTGCAGAAAGAAGGTTGGCCTTACAG GATTTGATTGCCGATGTGGGAACTTATTTTGTGGACTTCACCGTTATTCTGACAAGCATAACTGCCCATATGATTATaaaacagaagctgcagaaaaaatCCGGAAAGAGAATCCAGTTGTGGTGGCTGAAAAAATTCAGAGAATATAA